From one Actinomyces sp. Marseille-P3109 genomic stretch:
- a CDS encoding polyprenyl synthetase family protein — MSEMPTDLGRVRPTVERRLGEILDDCRRRWEDLGQAAPELLKAAESVLGGGKRMRAVLGAVGCALLTVPDHRAERLTSADAVHLGAALELYQASALVHDDLMDGADTRRGLPAAHRAFAREHDARGWLGRAQTFGANGAILLGDLLLSLAGGEMSTLAGARTAPEAGDDAAGRARAAFDAMTTEVALGQFLDVRSENLPLPWGQDPAAAAQRMHDDALSVVRHKSARYSVRHPLLIGALLAGLDPNSPTAEHLAAFGEQVGIAFQLRDDDLGVFGSPQVTGKPAGDDLREGKRTVLLALAWGRCDEDGRQLLGSVLANAKATQDQIAEAATLIEDCGARADHEAIIATHRDAGREALERLSTEGVVSTASLDDLAALADLLTRRSS; from the coding sequence ATGAGCGAGATGCCTACGGACCTGGGCCGTGTCCGTCCCACCGTCGAGCGCCGTCTGGGGGAGATCCTGGACGACTGCCGCCGGCGCTGGGAGGACCTGGGGCAGGCCGCACCGGAACTGCTCAAGGCCGCCGAGAGCGTCCTCGGCGGAGGCAAGCGCATGCGCGCCGTGCTGGGTGCGGTCGGCTGCGCGCTCCTGACCGTCCCGGACCATCGGGCCGAGCGCCTCACCAGCGCCGACGCCGTCCACCTGGGTGCGGCGCTCGAGCTCTACCAGGCCAGCGCCCTGGTTCACGACGACCTCATGGACGGAGCCGACACCCGTCGAGGACTGCCCGCGGCGCACCGTGCCTTCGCCCGCGAACACGACGCCCGCGGCTGGCTGGGACGGGCGCAGACCTTCGGGGCCAACGGCGCCATCCTGCTCGGCGACCTCCTGCTGTCCCTGGCCGGAGGGGAGATGAGCACCCTGGCGGGTGCCCGTACCGCGCCCGAGGCCGGGGACGACGCGGCCGGGCGCGCCCGGGCGGCCTTCGACGCCATGACGACCGAGGTTGCCCTGGGCCAGTTCCTGGACGTGCGCAGCGAGAACCTGCCGCTGCCCTGGGGGCAGGACCCCGCGGCCGCTGCACAGCGGATGCACGACGATGCCCTGTCGGTCGTGCGCCACAAGTCGGCCCGGTACTCGGTGCGTCACCCGCTGCTCATCGGCGCCCTCCTGGCCGGGCTGGATCCGAACAGTCCCACCGCCGAGCATCTGGCCGCCTTCGGCGAGCAGGTCGGCATCGCCTTCCAGCTGCGCGACGACGACCTGGGCGTCTTCGGCTCGCCGCAGGTCACCGGCAAGCCCGCGGGAGACGACCTGCGGGAGGGCAAGCGCACGGTGCTGCTCGCCCTGGCCTGGGGCCGCTGCGACGAGGACGGCCGGCAGCTGCTCGGCAGCGTCCTGGCCAACGCCAAGGCCACGCAGGACCAGATCGCCGAGGCGGCGACACTCATCGAGGACTGCGGCGCGCGCGCCGATCACGAAGCGATCATTGCCACGCACCGCGACGCGGGACGTGAGGCTCTGGAGCGCCTCAGCACCGAGGGCGTGGTGAGTACCGCATCGTTGGACGACCTGGCGGCCCTGGCGGACCTGCTGACGCGCCGTAGCTCCTGA
- a CDS encoding RNA polymerase sigma factor, which yields MASSTVTRSRAELTDDVDETTLDDEDFDLDDEGDDDTDDSDYDDEDFDDSDEDDVDSDEDEDEEDDDSEAQIVQEDDGPAPELRDYYLDVSLEEDGDGSKRRPFNNPASLKGVRLAPGATLFVRSRTIVENLEIAGHGTLEEPITLAPYGHGPVPRFVIGDSAPMVARDYLAQNGYIFRGWVIKGIKMQPSIAALTGELERMRREEAEKAASKKSGKRGKSQDKDGSFTVSDSDEGDEPAQRVVTAGATADPVKDYLKQIGKVALLNAEQEVELAKRIEAGLYAEHRLAEEGNDLQAKLRRELHWVAQDGQRAKNHLLEANLRLVVSLAKRYTGRGMLFLDLIQEGNLGLIRAVEKFDYTKGFKFSTYATWWIRQAITRAMADQARTIRIPVHMVEVINKLARVQRQMLQDLGREPTPEELAVELDMTPEKVVEVQKYGREPISLHTPLGEDGDSEFGDLIEDSEAVVPADAVSFTLLQEQLHAVLDTLSEREAGVVSMRFGLTDGQPKTLDEIGKVYGVTRERIRQIESKTMSKLRHPSRSQVLRDYLD from the coding sequence GTGGCTTCTTCCACAGTGACGCGCTCCCGCGCCGAGCTCACTGACGACGTCGACGAGACCACGCTCGACGACGAGGACTTCGACCTCGACGACGAAGGAGACGACGACACCGACGACTCCGACTACGACGATGAGGACTTCGACGACTCCGACGAGGACGACGTGGACTCTGATGAGGATGAGGACGAGGAGGACGACGACTCCGAGGCGCAGATCGTCCAGGAGGATGACGGCCCCGCCCCCGAGCTGCGCGACTACTACCTGGACGTGAGCCTGGAGGAGGACGGCGACGGCTCCAAGCGCCGCCCCTTCAACAACCCGGCCTCCCTCAAAGGCGTCCGGCTGGCCCCCGGGGCGACTCTCTTCGTGCGCTCACGCACGATCGTGGAGAACCTGGAGATCGCCGGCCACGGAACCCTGGAGGAGCCCATCACCCTGGCACCCTACGGCCACGGTCCGGTGCCCCGGTTCGTCATCGGTGACTCCGCGCCCATGGTGGCGCGCGACTACCTGGCCCAGAACGGCTACATCTTCCGCGGATGGGTCATCAAGGGCATCAAGATGCAGCCCTCGATCGCGGCCCTGACCGGGGAGCTCGAGCGCATGCGCCGGGAGGAGGCGGAGAAGGCCGCCTCCAAGAAGTCCGGCAAGCGCGGCAAGTCCCAGGACAAGGACGGTTCCTTCACCGTGTCCGACTCTGACGAGGGCGACGAGCCCGCCCAGCGGGTCGTCACCGCCGGAGCCACCGCGGACCCGGTCAAGGACTACCTCAAGCAGATCGGTAAGGTCGCGCTGCTGAACGCCGAGCAGGAGGTCGAGCTCGCCAAGCGCATCGAGGCCGGCCTCTACGCCGAGCATCGCCTGGCCGAGGAGGGCAACGACCTGCAGGCCAAGCTGCGCCGCGAGCTGCACTGGGTGGCCCAGGACGGCCAGCGCGCCAAGAACCACCTGCTGGAGGCCAACCTGCGACTGGTGGTCTCGCTGGCCAAGCGCTACACGGGCCGCGGCATGCTCTTCCTGGACCTCATCCAGGAGGGCAACCTGGGCCTCATTCGCGCCGTGGAGAAGTTCGATTACACCAAGGGCTTCAAGTTCTCCACCTACGCCACCTGGTGGATCCGCCAGGCCATCACCCGCGCCATGGCGGACCAGGCCCGCACCATCCGCATCCCGGTGCACATGGTCGAGGTCATCAACAAGCTCGCCCGCGTGCAGCGCCAGATGCTCCAGGACCTGGGCCGCGAGCCCACCCCTGAGGAGCTGGCCGTCGAGCTGGACATGACCCCGGAGAAGGTGGTCGAGGTTCAGAAGTACGGGCGCGAGCCGATCTCCCTGCACACGCCCCTGGGTGAGGACGGGGACTCCGAGTTCGGCGACCTCATCGAGGACTCCGAGGCCGTGGTCCCGGCAGACGCGGTGAGCTTCACCCTCCTCCAGGAGCAGCTGCACGCCGTGCTCGACACCCTCTCCGAGCGCGAGGCCGGCGTGGTCTCCATGCGCTTCGGACTGACCGACGGCCAGCCCAAGACCCTCGACGAGATCGGCAAGGTCTACGGAGTCACCCGCGAGCGCATCCGCCAGATCGAGTCCAAGACCATGTCCAAGCTGCGCCACCCCTCGCGCAGCCAGGTCCTGCGCGACTACCTCGACTGA
- the thiM gene encoding hydroxyethylthiazole kinase — protein MSAPAAFEAVRRHAPLVSCITNAVVTNITANVLLSLGAAPAMVDITGEAGPFARVASTLLINLGTPQPEQRDAAREAVAAAADAGTPWVLDPVAIGTLTHRTALAHELLSRGPSVVRGNASEILALASDGSGGRGAETADDVAAALDPACDLARSHGCVVAVSGPVDLVTDGESVVHIQGGSALLTRMTGGGCALGAVVAAFLGAGRKEGLDDVSAVVAAHAVYSAAAERAETRSTGPGSFPPAFLDALYALEVQDLQNVSVSATSATAAAQGGPA, from the coding sequence ATGTCTGCTCCAGCGGCGTTTGAGGCGGTACGCCGCCACGCCCCGCTGGTCTCCTGCATCACCAACGCGGTGGTCACCAACATCACCGCCAACGTTCTCCTGTCCCTGGGCGCGGCGCCCGCCATGGTGGACATCACGGGGGAGGCGGGCCCCTTTGCCCGCGTCGCCTCCACGCTGCTCATCAACCTCGGTACGCCTCAGCCCGAGCAGCGGGACGCCGCCCGCGAGGCCGTGGCTGCGGCGGCTGACGCGGGCACGCCGTGGGTCCTCGACCCGGTGGCCATCGGCACACTGACGCACCGCACCGCACTGGCCCATGAGCTCCTCAGCCGGGGACCGAGCGTCGTACGGGGCAATGCCTCGGAGATCCTGGCTCTGGCCAGTGACGGCAGCGGTGGGCGGGGCGCCGAGACCGCCGACGACGTCGCCGCGGCACTCGATCCGGCCTGCGACCTGGCCCGCAGCCACGGCTGCGTCGTCGCCGTCTCCGGGCCCGTCGACCTGGTCACCGACGGCGAGAGCGTCGTCCACATTCAGGGCGGCTCCGCGCTACTGACTCGGATGACCGGCGGGGGCTGCGCTCTGGGTGCGGTGGTCGCGGCCTTTCTCGGGGCGGGGCGGAAAGAGGGCCTGGATGACGTGAGCGCCGTCGTCGCTGCGCACGCCGTCTACAGCGCTGCTGCAGAGCGCGCGGAGACCCGATCAACCGGCCCCGGATCCTTTCCACCGGCCTTCCTCGACGCTCTGTACGCCCTCGAGGTGCAGGACCTGCAGAACGTCAGCGTCAGCGCTACCAGCGCGACCGCCGCCGCGCAGGGAGGGCCGGCATGA
- the thiE gene encoding thiamine phosphate synthase, which translates to MRAAPDLSVYLVTDEGQCRSRGRDVLATVEAAVDGGVTCVQLRAKGADGGLFLTQVLEVAGVVGDQVPVIVNDRVDIFLAARDQGAPVAGVHLGQSDLPARIARRLVGEDAYLGLSVATPDELRTAQEQGACDHVSIGVVHATATKTDAPKSLGVNGVARMAALTDLPAVAIGGITASDLPALRAGSLAGAAVVSAICTAEDPRSVAADLHRAWGEGGRR; encoded by the coding sequence ATGAGGGCCGCACCGGACCTGTCAGTTTACCTCGTCACCGATGAGGGCCAGTGCCGCTCGCGCGGCAGAGATGTCCTGGCCACCGTTGAGGCCGCTGTCGACGGCGGAGTCACCTGCGTCCAGCTGCGCGCCAAGGGTGCCGACGGCGGACTCTTCCTGACTCAGGTGCTGGAGGTGGCCGGGGTTGTCGGTGATCAGGTCCCCGTCATCGTCAACGACCGCGTCGACATCTTCCTGGCGGCGCGCGATCAGGGAGCGCCCGTGGCCGGGGTACACCTCGGCCAGTCGGACCTGCCCGCCCGCATCGCACGTCGTCTCGTCGGGGAGGACGCCTACCTCGGGCTGTCTGTCGCGACTCCCGACGAGCTGCGCACCGCTCAGGAGCAGGGCGCCTGCGACCACGTCAGCATCGGCGTCGTTCACGCCACCGCCACCAAGACCGACGCCCCGAAGAGCCTGGGGGTGAACGGCGTGGCGCGCATGGCTGCCCTGACCGATTTGCCTGCTGTGGCTATTGGCGGCATCACGGCCAGCGACCTGCCGGCCCTCCGGGCGGGTAGTCTGGCCGGTGCCGCCGTCGTATCAGCCATCTGCACGGCCGAGGACCCCAGGAGCGTCGCCGCCGATCTGCACCGTGCCTGGGGCGAAGGAGGTCGGCGATGA
- the thiD gene encoding bifunctional hydroxymethylpyrimidine kinase/phosphomethylpyrimidine kinase, giving the protein MSQQRSATVTALTIAGSDPSGGAGIQADMKAMSALGAYAMSVITALTAQSTRGVAGVHAVPVDFVRLQMDTLLEDILPDATKIGMLATAELADAVGECLPGLAHTVLDPVMVATSGDRLLDEQAVGAVRRLCAKVDLITPNLHEAAVLLGEEPAATLGELRGQARRLRDLGVRRVLIKGGHLTGGADHSGDVGDAIDVYADADVVEILHGRRVATGNTHGTGCTLSSAIASLRPRRATWLEAVRDAKDYLTGAIEHADALGVGHGHGPVHHFYRARMRTGW; this is encoded by the coding sequence ATGAGCCAGCAGCGTTCGGCAACCGTGACCGCCTTGACCATCGCCGGCTCAGATCCCAGCGGTGGCGCCGGCATTCAGGCCGATATGAAGGCCATGAGCGCGCTTGGCGCCTACGCGATGAGTGTCATCACGGCGTTGACTGCCCAGTCGACGCGCGGTGTGGCCGGTGTGCACGCCGTGCCGGTCGACTTCGTCCGTCTCCAGATGGACACGCTGCTGGAGGACATCCTCCCCGATGCCACGAAGATCGGGATGCTCGCCACCGCCGAGCTGGCGGACGCGGTGGGGGAGTGCCTGCCCGGACTCGCTCACACGGTGCTCGACCCGGTCATGGTGGCCACCTCCGGGGACCGCCTTCTCGACGAGCAGGCCGTCGGCGCCGTGCGCCGTCTGTGCGCCAAGGTCGATCTCATCACTCCTAACCTCCACGAGGCGGCCGTTCTGCTGGGGGAGGAGCCCGCGGCGACCCTCGGTGAGCTGCGCGGCCAGGCGCGCCGCCTGAGGGATCTGGGCGTACGACGGGTGCTGATCAAAGGCGGCCACCTCACCGGAGGCGCAGATCACTCGGGCGACGTCGGTGACGCCATCGACGTCTACGCCGATGCCGACGTCGTCGAGATCCTGCACGGTCGCAGGGTCGCTACGGGCAACACCCATGGCACGGGCTGCACGCTGTCCTCAGCGATCGCCTCGCTGCGACCGCGCCGGGCGACCTGGCTGGAGGCGGTGCGGGACGCCAAGGACTACCTCACCGGTGCCATCGAGCACGCCGACGCCCTGGGCGTCGGGCACGGGCACGGGCCCGTCCACCATTTTTACCGGGCCCGCATGAGAACCGGATGGTGA
- a CDS encoding arginase family protein: MVHARTALAQSDTLRLIWPQWQGAGESSVRSLLPELPYGEARRVYALGTRVLTALLPEHAGPTEVVPVSDEPTGEEVLVTNGMESRAQVLAGIRDAREAISRHEAPRILTLGGDCAVSVVPFTELAARYGEDLAVVWIDSHPDIGTSHSQYPGYHAMAVSHIIGAGDAEVMEELTAFVSPTRVALAGLHSWTEDDYPNIARWGLHVFSPANLRDSTTPLLRWLEATGCSRVAIHLDVDTVDADEVRLGLGYDRGGLSVAQTNRVVKDLGRVADVVGLTIAEYVPRQVVALTHLLEGLPLL, translated from the coding sequence ATGGTTCACGCACGTACCGCCCTTGCCCAGTCCGACACCCTCCGCCTGATATGGCCCCAGTGGCAAGGGGCGGGGGAGTCCTCGGTGCGGAGCCTGCTGCCCGAGCTGCCCTACGGGGAGGCGCGGCGCGTCTACGCGCTGGGGACCCGGGTGCTCACGGCGCTCCTGCCCGAGCACGCCGGCCCCACGGAGGTCGTCCCGGTCAGCGATGAGCCCACCGGTGAGGAGGTGCTTGTCACCAACGGCATGGAGTCACGCGCCCAGGTCCTGGCCGGGATCCGTGACGCCCGCGAGGCGATCTCCCGCCACGAGGCACCCAGGATCCTCACCCTGGGCGGGGACTGTGCCGTCTCCGTCGTTCCCTTCACCGAGCTCGCCGCCCGTTACGGGGAGGATCTGGCCGTCGTCTGGATCGACTCCCACCCGGACATCGGCACCTCGCACTCCCAGTACCCCGGATACCACGCCATGGCGGTCTCCCACATCATCGGTGCCGGTGACGCCGAGGTGATGGAGGAGCTGACGGCCTTCGTCTCTCCGACCCGGGTGGCCCTGGCGGGCCTGCACTCCTGGACCGAGGACGACTACCCGAACATCGCCAGGTGGGGACTGCACGTCTTCAGCCCGGCCAACCTGCGTGACTCGACGACGCCCCTGCTGAGGTGGCTGGAGGCAACCGGGTGCAGCCGCGTGGCCATCCACCTGGACGTCGACACCGTGGACGCCGACGAGGTCCGACTAGGGCTGGGCTACGACCGCGGCGGCTTGAGCGTGGCCCAGACCAATCGTGTGGTCAAGGACCTGGGGCGGGTGGCCGACGTCGTCGGACTGACGATCGCCGAGTACGTGCCCCGGCAGGTTGTTGCCCTCACCCATCTCCTGGAGGGGCTGCCGCTTCTGTGA
- a CDS encoding rhodanese-like domain-containing protein: MKRPIRALVTSALLVSCGALALTGCSGSSDSSASSSAHTTPADAKATGPVVIIDLRSAEEYKQGHLEGAVNYDFSSGDFSSQISGLDRNAQYQVYGTDDQPKMASAVMRNAGFPSVTDLGAIDAAKNTTGAKIVTD, from the coding sequence GTGAAACGTCCCATCCGCGCCCTGGTCACCTCTGCCCTGCTTGTCTCCTGCGGTGCGCTGGCACTGACTGGCTGCTCGGGATCCTCCGACTCCAGCGCCTCCTCCTCCGCCCACACCACCCCGGCAGACGCGAAGGCTACCGGCCCCGTCGTCATCATCGACCTGCGTTCAGCCGAGGAGTACAAGCAGGGGCACCTGGAGGGGGCCGTCAACTACGACTTCTCATCGGGTGACTTCTCCAGCCAGATCTCGGGACTGGACCGCAACGCCCAGTACCAGGTCTACGGCACCGACGACCAGCCCAAGATGGCCAGCGCCGTCATGCGCAATGCCGGCTTCCCCAGCGTCACCGACCTGGGGGCCATCGACGCGGCCAAGAACACGACCGGCGCCAAGATCGTCACCGACTGA
- a CDS encoding DUF7455 domain-containing protein, whose protein sequence is MRTMSTTGTPTAAQAVTTLDEQTPSAADSNERPLTTADRCDVCDAQAYVRVVMLTGELFFCAHHARQHGEKLKEVALLFQDETASLTGGQ, encoded by the coding sequence ATGCGAACCATGAGCACAACCGGAACCCCGACCGCCGCACAGGCGGTGACCACCCTGGACGAGCAGACCCCCTCTGCCGCTGACTCCAACGAGCGCCCGCTGACCACAGCCGACCGTTGCGACGTCTGCGACGCGCAGGCATACGTCCGAGTCGTCATGCTGACCGGCGAGCTCTTCTTCTGCGCCCACCACGCTCGCCAGCACGGTGAGAAGCTCAAAGAGGTTGCCTTGCTCTTCCAGGACGAGACCGCGTCACTGACCGGCGGTCAGTGA
- a CDS encoding DNA gyrase/topoisomerase IV subunit B has protein sequence MPSSENKTSRGDYSARHLSVLEGLEAVRKRPGMYIGSTDQRGLMHCVWEIIDNAVDEALEGHGDDISVTVHDDGSIEVRDNGRGVPVDIEPSSGLTGVELVYTKLHAGGKFGGGSYGAAGGLHGVGASVVNALAERMDVEVDRGGKTYAMSFHRGEPGIFDDSAGRSPSSPFTEFTKASELRVIGKVRRGVTGTRVRYWADPQIFPRPTEYDAAALRARLRQTSFLVPGLTLRLEDRRPEAEAIAASNTPAADAGETDDAVHEVTLRAAAKNATENRGDLFDTSADKGIEVFQALGGTADFVDFLASDGSVTDTFRLTGEGTYTETVQQLDRATGHLRPVEVERNCMVDVALRWGIGYETTERSFVNIIATPMGGTHLTGFEQALTRVLRKRIEADSRALKITSKDGRVEKDDIMAGLTAVITVRVPEPQFEGQTKEVLGTGPVRQIVSKVVERELTALLTSSKRDLKTQARALEEKIVGEMRARVSARLHKEITRRKTALETSSLPAKLADCRSDDVAASELFIVEGDSALGTAKNARNSEFQALLPIRGKILNVQKASQADMLRNVECSAIIQVVGAGSGRTFDLEAARYGKVILMTDADVDGAHIRTLLLTLFFRYMRPMIEAGRVFAAVPPLHRIEVSGSGRRKKEIIYTYSDDELVTTLRRLERSGRSFKEPQRYKGLGEMDAHQLAETTMEPQHRTLRRITLGDEAQVMEAESVFELLMGSSVEPRRDFIVEGARDVDRERIDA, from the coding sequence GTGCCCTCATCCGAGAACAAGACCAGCCGGGGCGACTACTCAGCCCGCCACCTCTCCGTTCTGGAGGGGCTGGAGGCCGTGCGCAAGCGCCCGGGAATGTACATCGGCTCCACCGACCAGCGCGGGCTCATGCACTGCGTGTGGGAGATCATCGACAACGCCGTCGACGAGGCCCTCGAGGGGCACGGCGACGACATCTCAGTGACTGTCCACGACGACGGCTCCATCGAGGTGCGTGACAACGGGCGTGGCGTGCCCGTCGACATCGAGCCCTCCTCCGGCCTGACCGGCGTCGAGCTCGTCTACACCAAGCTGCACGCCGGTGGGAAGTTCGGCGGCGGCTCCTACGGCGCCGCCGGCGGCCTGCACGGCGTGGGCGCCTCCGTCGTCAACGCCCTGGCCGAGCGCATGGACGTGGAGGTGGACCGCGGCGGCAAGACCTACGCCATGAGCTTCCACCGCGGCGAGCCCGGCATCTTCGACGACTCCGCCGGGCGCAGCCCCTCCTCACCCTTCACCGAGTTCACCAAGGCCTCCGAGCTGCGCGTCATCGGCAAGGTGCGCCGCGGCGTGACCGGCACCCGGGTGCGCTACTGGGCAGACCCCCAGATCTTCCCCCGGCCCACCGAGTACGACGCCGCCGCCCTGCGCGCCCGGCTGCGCCAGACCAGCTTCCTCGTCCCCGGACTCACCCTGCGCCTGGAGGACCGGCGCCCCGAGGCCGAGGCCATCGCCGCCTCCAACACGCCCGCCGCCGACGCCGGCGAGACCGACGACGCCGTCCACGAGGTCACCCTGCGGGCAGCAGCCAAGAACGCGACCGAGAACCGCGGCGACCTGTTCGACACCAGCGCCGACAAGGGCATCGAGGTCTTCCAGGCCCTGGGCGGCACTGCCGACTTCGTCGACTTCCTGGCCTCCGACGGCTCGGTGACCGACACCTTCCGTCTCACCGGCGAGGGCACCTACACCGAGACCGTCCAGCAGCTCGACCGCGCCACTGGGCACCTGCGGCCCGTGGAGGTCGAGCGCAACTGCATGGTCGATGTCGCCCTGCGCTGGGGGATCGGGTACGAGACCACCGAGCGCTCCTTCGTCAACATCATCGCCACCCCCATGGGCGGCACCCACCTGACCGGCTTCGAGCAGGCCCTCACCAGGGTGCTGCGCAAGCGCATCGAGGCCGACTCCCGGGCCCTGAAGATCACCTCCAAGGACGGCCGGGTCGAGAAGGACGACATCATGGCGGGCCTGACCGCCGTCATCACCGTGCGCGTTCCCGAGCCCCAGTTCGAGGGTCAGACCAAGGAGGTCCTGGGCACCGGCCCCGTGCGCCAGATCGTCTCCAAGGTGGTCGAGCGCGAGCTCACCGCCCTGCTGACCTCCTCCAAACGGGACCTCAAGACCCAGGCGCGCGCCCTGGAGGAGAAGATCGTCGGCGAGATGCGCGCCCGCGTCTCGGCGCGCCTGCACAAGGAGATCACCCGCCGCAAGACCGCCCTGGAGACCTCCTCCCTGCCCGCCAAGCTCGCCGACTGCCGCAGCGACGACGTCGCCGCCTCCGAGCTGTTCATCGTCGAGGGTGACTCCGCCCTGGGGACCGCCAAGAACGCCCGCAACTCCGAGTTCCAGGCCCTCCTGCCGATCCGCGGCAAGATCCTCAACGTGCAGAAGGCCTCCCAGGCCGACATGCTGCGCAACGTCGAGTGCTCGGCCATCATCCAGGTGGTCGGCGCCGGCAGCGGACGCACCTTCGACCTCGAGGCAGCCCGCTACGGCAAGGTCATCCTCATGACCGACGCCGACGTCGACGGCGCCCACATCCGCACCCTCCTGCTGACCCTCTTCTTCCGCTACATGCGCCCCATGATCGAGGCGGGGCGGGTCTTCGCCGCCGTCCCGCCCCTGCACCGCATCGAGGTCTCCGGCTCGGGACGGCGCAAGAAGGAGATCATCTACACCTACTCCGACGACGAGCTCGTCACCACCCTGCGCCGCCTGGAGCGCTCGGGGCGCAGCTTCAAGGAGCCCCAGCGCTACAAGGGCCTGGGGGAGATGGACGCCCACCAGCTCGCCGAGACCACCATGGAGCCCCAGCACCGTACCCTGCGGCGTATCACGCTGGGGGACGAGGCCCAGGTCATGGAGGCCGAGTCCGTCTTCGAGCTTCTCATGGGCTCGTCGGTCGAGCCCCGCCGCGACTTCATCGTCGAGGGCGCCCGTGACGTTGATCGCGAGCGCATTGACGCCTGA
- a CDS encoding GNAT family N-acetyltransferase has product MPPGYGTRRAGSSPWPILRPGPRSSLSRELSWRPLGPEDNHELAELIARAEAVDNPPYRTSEQETAEYFLDPTYSGVAGRDDDGVMRAFGLVRLRPAGEIYASMTGTVDPAVRKRGIGRALLHWQAERARHLVGAERAGSVPGKGSTQVPAHVVTTVMEDDERMQGHLKDMGFKPMRWYREVRRFLGDEIPEVDLDGFITIDPWTPEIDDDVRRAYNQAMAETWKAENITPEDWTAGSAYFAPQWSFVAMDRSGDRARVAGYLRSGRYEQDWEALGWREGYTDVLGVLSDYRHRQIGPALLVAAMRAYAADGMEYAAAGVDTDNPSGAVDLYESLGYVPTRGTILYALDV; this is encoded by the coding sequence ATGCCACCCGGTTACGGCACTCGTCGGGCAGGCTCCTCGCCGTGGCCCATCCTGCGCCCCGGGCCCCGCTCGTCCCTGTCGCGCGAGCTGTCCTGGCGCCCCCTGGGCCCCGAGGACAACCACGAGCTGGCCGAGCTCATCGCTCGGGCCGAGGCTGTCGACAACCCTCCCTACCGCACCAGCGAGCAGGAGACGGCCGAGTACTTCCTCGACCCCACCTACTCCGGGGTCGCCGGCCGCGACGACGACGGCGTCATGCGCGCCTTCGGCCTGGTGCGGCTGCGGCCGGCCGGAGAGATCTACGCCTCCATGACCGGCACCGTGGACCCTGCCGTGCGCAAGCGCGGCATCGGCCGCGCCCTCCTGCACTGGCAGGCCGAGCGGGCCCGTCATCTCGTGGGCGCCGAGCGGGCCGGTTCCGTCCCGGGCAAAGGCTCGACCCAGGTTCCCGCGCACGTGGTCACCACCGTCATGGAGGACGACGAGCGCATGCAGGGACACCTCAAGGACATGGGGTTTAAGCCGATGCGCTGGTACCGCGAGGTGCGCCGCTTCCTGGGCGACGAGATCCCCGAGGTGGACCTGGACGGGTTCATCACCATCGACCCCTGGACCCCGGAGATCGACGACGACGTCCGCCGCGCCTACAACCAGGCCATGGCCGAGACCTGGAAGGCAGAGAACATCACCCCCGAGGACTGGACCGCCGGCAGCGCCTACTTCGCCCCCCAGTGGAGCTTCGTGGCCATGGACCGCTCCGGTGACCGCGCCCGCGTCGCCGGATACCTGCGCTCGGGCCGCTACGAGCAGGACTGGGAGGCCCTGGGCTGGCGCGAGGGATACACCGACGTGCTCGGGGTCTTGAGCGACTACCGCCACCGCCAGATCGGGCCCGCACTCCTGGTGGCCGCCATGCGCGCCTACGCGGCCGACGGCATGGAGTACGCCGCCGCCGGCGTCGACACCGACAACCCCAGCGGCGCCGTCGACCTGTACGAGTCCCTGGGCTACGTGCCCACCCGCGGAACCATCCTCTACGCCCTCGACGTCTGA